A DNA window from Streptomyces sp. B21-083 contains the following coding sequences:
- a CDS encoding TetR/AcrR family transcriptional regulator: MSTAKGARARARIEVTSAIKDEARRQLAADGAAKLSLRAVARELGMVSSALYRYFPSRDDLLTALIIDAYDSMGEAAEAAHAAVVHTGPLRRWVAVCEAVRRWALGSPHEYALIYGSPVPGYKAPPTTVPAASRVGLLLMDIVRDAHRGRGVALTPIPAELRPEGERLAADIAPDLPPEVALALAAAWAQVYGLVGFELFGQFNRVVEDRERFYRYAVGRIAHGVGLVFPEREEE, translated from the coding sequence ATGAGCACCGCAAAAGGAGCCCGCGCCCGTGCCCGGATCGAGGTCACCTCGGCGATCAAGGACGAGGCGCGCAGACAGCTCGCGGCCGATGGTGCCGCCAAACTCTCGCTGCGGGCCGTCGCCCGTGAACTCGGCATGGTCTCCTCCGCGCTCTACCGCTACTTCCCCAGCCGCGACGACCTGCTGACCGCTCTCATCATCGACGCCTACGACTCCATGGGCGAGGCTGCCGAGGCCGCCCACGCCGCCGTCGTGCACACCGGCCCGCTGCGGCGCTGGGTCGCGGTGTGCGAAGCGGTGCGTCGCTGGGCGCTGGGCAGTCCCCACGAGTACGCACTGATCTACGGCTCCCCGGTCCCCGGGTACAAGGCGCCCCCCACCACCGTGCCGGCCGCCTCGCGCGTCGGACTGCTGCTGATGGACATCGTGCGCGACGCCCACCGGGGTCGAGGCGTGGCACTTACCCCGATCCCCGCCGAACTGCGCCCCGAGGGCGAGCGGTTGGCCGCCGACATCGCCCCCGACCTGCCACCGGAGGTGGCGTTGGCGCTCGCCGCGGCCTGGGCGCAGGTGTACGGGCTGGTCGGGTTCGAGCTGTTCGGTCAGTTCAACCGGGTGGTGGAGGACCGGGAGAGGTTCTACCGGTACGCCGTCGGCCGGATCGCCCACGGGGTGGGGCTGGTGTTCCCCGAGAGGGAGGAAGAGTAG
- a CDS encoding geranylgeranyl reductase family protein yields MSSENSSADDVAQVWDVVVVGAGPAGASAAYAAAVAGRSVLLLEKAELPRYKTCGGGIIGPSRDSLPPGFELPFRDRVHAVTFSNNGRFTRTRRSKQMLFGLINRPEFDQQLVEHAQKAGAELRTGVTVSRVEQHGSAVPDRRTVAVVLQGGETVLARAVVGADGSASRIGAHVGVKLDQVDLGLEAEIPVPQTVAEDWQGRVLIDWGPMPGSYGWVFPKGDTLTVGVISARGEGAATKRYLEDFIARLGLAGFEPSISSGHLTRCRADDSPLSRGRVLVCGDAAGLLEPWTREGISFALRSGRLAGEWAVRIAEANDAVDTRRQALNYAFAIKAGLGVEMAVGRSMLKAFERRPGLFHAVLTGFRPAWNAFRDITRGSTSLGELVRTHPMAGRALTVLDKP; encoded by the coding sequence GTGAGCAGCGAGAACTCTTCGGCGGACGACGTGGCGCAGGTGTGGGACGTCGTTGTGGTGGGCGCGGGACCCGCGGGGGCCTCGGCCGCGTATGCGGCGGCGGTCGCGGGCCGCAGTGTGCTGTTGCTGGAGAAAGCGGAACTGCCGCGTTACAAGACGTGCGGCGGCGGGATCATCGGCCCTTCGCGCGACTCGTTGCCGCCCGGCTTCGAACTGCCCTTCAGGGACCGGGTGCACGCGGTCACCTTCTCCAACAACGGCCGCTTCACCCGCACCCGCCGTTCCAAGCAGATGCTGTTCGGGCTGATCAACCGGCCCGAGTTCGACCAGCAGCTCGTCGAGCACGCCCAGAAGGCGGGCGCCGAGCTGCGTACGGGCGTCACGGTGTCGCGGGTCGAGCAGCACGGCTCCGCGGTGCCGGACCGGCGGACGGTCGCCGTCGTCCTGCAGGGCGGCGAGACGGTGCTGGCCCGCGCGGTCGTCGGCGCGGACGGCAGTGCCAGCCGCATAGGGGCACACGTCGGGGTGAAACTCGACCAGGTGGATCTCGGCCTGGAGGCGGAGATCCCGGTGCCGCAGACCGTCGCCGAGGACTGGCAGGGGCGGGTGCTCATCGACTGGGGCCCGATGCCCGGCAGTTACGGCTGGGTGTTCCCCAAGGGCGACACCCTGACGGTGGGGGTGATCTCCGCGCGCGGTGAGGGCGCGGCCACCAAGCGGTATCTGGAGGACTTCATCGCCCGGCTGGGGCTGGCCGGCTTCGAACCGAGCATCTCCTCCGGCCACCTGACGCGCTGCCGCGCCGACGACTCGCCGCTTTCCCGGGGCCGGGTGCTGGTCTGCGGGGACGCGGCGGGCCTGCTGGAGCCGTGGACCCGCGAGGGCATCTCGTTCGCGCTGCGCTCGGGACGGCTGGCGGGGGAGTGGGCGGTACGCATCGCGGAGGCCAACGACGCCGTGGACACGCGCCGCCAGGCACTGAACTACGCGTTCGCGATCAAGGCGGGGCTCGGCGTCGAGATGGCCGTCGGCCGGAGCATGCTGAAGGCGTTCGAGCGGCGCCCCGGCCTCTTCCACGCCGTGCTGACCGGTTTCCGCCCCGCGTGGAACGCCTTCCGGGACATCACCCGGGGCTCCACCTCACTGGGCGAGCTGGTGCGCACCCACCCGATGGCGGGGCGCGCCCTGACCGTGCTCGACAAGCCCTGA
- a CDS encoding sensor histidine kinase, with protein sequence MDELRARGRGGGPPRWWGHRDGEGPTEAGRGVGRWPWRSVVLLTAFVLVGSKFAAGRQEGDRAHLDLFACLLLVAGSVLLLWRQRYPALVVFGTAAAAMVYLGAGYPYGPVFLTVALGCFSAVVAGHRRAAWAAVGMLWAGHVLIAHWLYRWLPPSGDEAAPWNQELVVAAWVVAIVAVAELVRVRREQWDRERAERAQAARRRADEERLRIARELHDVLAHSISVINVQAGVGLALLDSDPEQARTALTTIKAASKEALGEVRQVLDTLRTPGDAPRAPAPGLNRLSELVEQAAAAGLTVEVLGAAPKLPPGADLAAFRIVQEALTNVVRHSGSRHARVRIEADGALRLCVDDDGPATGADAGGSGNGLAGMRERAAALGGTIEAGPRADGGFRVLALLPLKAKEDR encoded by the coding sequence ATGGACGAGCTGCGCGCACGTGGACGCGGGGGAGGGCCGCCCCGGTGGTGGGGGCACCGGGACGGGGAGGGCCCGACAGAGGCGGGCCGGGGCGTCGGCCGGTGGCCCTGGCGTTCCGTCGTCCTGCTGACCGCCTTCGTGCTCGTCGGCTCGAAGTTCGCCGCCGGCCGACAGGAAGGGGACCGCGCCCACCTGGACCTCTTCGCGTGTCTCCTGCTCGTCGCCGGTTCGGTACTGCTGCTGTGGCGGCAGCGGTATCCGGCGCTCGTCGTCTTCGGCACCGCCGCTGCCGCCATGGTGTACCTCGGCGCCGGATATCCGTACGGGCCGGTCTTCCTGACCGTGGCCCTGGGCTGCTTCAGCGCTGTCGTCGCCGGGCACCGCAGGGCCGCGTGGGCGGCCGTCGGGATGCTCTGGGCCGGACACGTACTGATCGCGCACTGGCTGTACCGGTGGCTGCCGCCGTCCGGTGACGAGGCCGCACCCTGGAATCAGGAGCTCGTGGTCGCCGCCTGGGTGGTGGCCATCGTGGCGGTCGCCGAGCTGGTCCGGGTGCGACGGGAGCAGTGGGACCGGGAACGCGCCGAGCGCGCCCAGGCCGCCCGGCGGCGCGCCGACGAGGAGCGGCTGCGGATCGCGCGCGAACTGCACGACGTACTCGCGCACAGCATCTCCGTCATCAACGTGCAGGCCGGGGTCGGTCTCGCGCTGCTCGACTCCGACCCCGAGCAGGCCCGTACCGCGCTCACCACCATCAAGGCGGCCAGCAAGGAGGCGCTCGGCGAGGTGCGCCAGGTGCTCGACACACTGCGTACGCCGGGGGACGCGCCGCGCGCTCCGGCGCCCGGGCTGAACCGGCTGTCCGAGCTGGTGGAGCAGGCTGCGGCGGCCGGGCTGACCGTCGAGGTGCTGGGCGCGGCCCCGAAGCTGCCGCCGGGTGCCGATCTCGCCGCCTTCCGGATCGTCCAGGAGGCCCTCACCAACGTCGTACGGCACTCCGGTTCGCGGCACGCGCGCGTGCGGATCGAGGCGGACGGCGCCCTGCGGCTCTGCGTCGACGACGACGGGCCGGCGACCGGCGCCGACGCGGGTGGCAGCGGGAACGGACTGGCCGGCATGCGGGAGCGGGCCGCCGCCCTCGGTGGCACGATCGAGGCGGGACCGCGCGCGGACGGCGGTTTCCGGGTGCTGGCGCTGCTGCCGCTCAAGGCGAAGGAGGACCGGTGA
- a CDS encoding dipeptidase, which translates to MSSNPVAETVASLMPRARAELTELVAFKSVADFEQFPRSESEAAANWVADALRADGFQDVALLDTPDGTQSVYGFLPGPEGAKTVLLYAHYDVQPPLDEAGWVTPPFELTERDGRWYGRGAADCKGGLIMHLLALRALMANGGVPVNVKVIAEGSEEMATGGLERYAEQHPELLTADAIVIGDTGNFRVGLPTVTSTLRGMTMLRVRIDTLEGNLHSGQFGGAAPDALGALIRVLDSLRAKDGSTTVDGLTDEAPWDGLQYDETQFRTDAKVLDGVELLGSGPVADRIWARPAVTVLGIDCPPVVGATPSVQASARALISLRVPPGVDASAATTLLQAHLTAHTPWGARVSMEQIGQGQPFRADTSSPAYTAMAEAMAVAYPGQEMQYAGQGGSIPLCNTLASLYPRAEILLIGLSEPEARIHAVNESVSPEELERLSVTEALFLRNYAAS; encoded by the coding sequence ATGTCCTCGAATCCGGTCGCCGAGACCGTCGCCTCCCTCATGCCGAGGGCACGGGCGGAGCTCACCGAACTGGTGGCGTTCAAGTCGGTGGCGGACTTCGAGCAGTTCCCGAGGAGCGAGAGCGAGGCCGCCGCGAACTGGGTCGCCGACGCGTTGCGAGCCGACGGGTTCCAGGACGTGGCCCTGCTCGACACCCCGGACGGCACGCAGTCGGTGTACGGCTTCCTGCCCGGCCCCGAGGGCGCGAAGACCGTCCTGCTCTACGCCCACTACGACGTGCAGCCGCCGCTCGACGAGGCCGGCTGGGTGACCCCGCCCTTCGAGCTGACCGAGCGCGACGGCCGCTGGTACGGACGCGGTGCCGCCGACTGCAAGGGCGGCCTCATCATGCACCTGCTCGCGCTGCGCGCCCTCATGGCGAACGGCGGCGTACCGGTCAACGTCAAGGTGATCGCCGAGGGCTCGGAGGAGATGGCCACCGGCGGGCTGGAGCGATACGCCGAGCAACACCCGGAGCTGCTCACCGCCGACGCGATCGTCATCGGCGACACGGGCAACTTCCGGGTCGGGCTGCCGACGGTCACCTCGACACTGCGCGGCATGACCATGCTGCGGGTCAGGATCGACACCCTTGAGGGCAACCTCCACTCGGGCCAGTTCGGCGGGGCTGCGCCCGACGCGCTGGGCGCGCTGATCCGCGTACTCGACTCACTGCGGGCAAAGGACGGTTCGACGACGGTCGACGGGCTCACGGACGAGGCGCCGTGGGACGGACTCCAGTACGACGAGACGCAGTTCCGCACGGACGCCAAAGTGCTCGACGGGGTGGAGCTGCTCGGCTCCGGCCCGGTCGCCGACCGGATCTGGGCGCGCCCGGCGGTCACGGTCCTCGGCATCGACTGCCCGCCGGTGGTCGGCGCCACCCCCTCCGTGCAGGCGAGCGCCCGCGCGCTGATCAGCCTGCGGGTGCCGCCGGGCGTGGACGCCTCGGCGGCGACCACACTCCTTCAGGCGCATCTGACGGCGCACACGCCGTGGGGCGCGCGGGTGTCCATGGAGCAGATCGGCCAGGGCCAGCCGTTCCGCGCCGACACCTCCAGCCCGGCGTACACGGCGATGGCCGAGGCCATGGCGGTCGCGTACCCCGGTCAGGAGATGCAGTACGCGGGCCAGGGCGGCTCGATCCCCCTGTGCAACACGCTCGCGTCGCTCTATCCGCGGGCCGAGATCCTGCTGATCGGTCTGAGCGAGCCGGAGGCCCGGATCCACGCGGTGAACGAGAGCGTGTCCCCGGAGGAACTGGAGCGCCTGTCGGTGACAGAGGCCCTGTTCCTCCGGAACTACGCCGCGTCCTGA
- a CDS encoding maleylpyruvate isomerase family mycothiol-dependent enzyme yields MDIVRFVEILDAQGQLMADAAERAGTDAKVPTCPGWQVRDLVLHTGVAHRWAASYVAERNMSPHRPGSPPDLDGGALLTWFREGHRTLVDTLASAPPDVECWSFMAAPSPLAFWARRQAHETAVHRVDAESAVGPARTPFAPEFAVDGIDELLLGFHARANSQVRTDGPRLLRVRATDRDDAVWSVRLSSEPPAAERTTLQAASNREADCEVTGPAASLYLALWNRQPFTGVTGDPALAALWQERSAV; encoded by the coding sequence ATGGACATCGTGCGCTTCGTGGAAATCCTGGACGCGCAGGGCCAGTTGATGGCCGACGCGGCCGAGCGGGCAGGGACCGACGCCAAGGTGCCGACCTGCCCGGGCTGGCAGGTGCGCGACCTGGTGCTCCATACGGGCGTGGCGCACCGCTGGGCCGCCTCGTACGTCGCCGAGCGGAACATGTCGCCCCATCGCCCCGGCAGCCCGCCCGACCTCGACGGCGGCGCGCTGCTCACCTGGTTCAGGGAGGGCCACCGCACCCTCGTCGACACCCTCGCCTCGGCCCCGCCCGACGTCGAGTGCTGGAGCTTCATGGCCGCCCCCTCACCCCTCGCCTTCTGGGCCCGGCGGCAGGCCCATGAGACCGCCGTCCACCGGGTGGACGCCGAGTCCGCCGTCGGTCCCGCGCGCACGCCGTTCGCCCCGGAGTTCGCGGTGGACGGCATCGACGAACTGCTGCTCGGTTTCCACGCCCGCGCCAACAGCCAGGTCCGCACGGACGGACCCCGCCTGCTACGGGTGCGGGCGACGGACCGGGACGACGCGGTGTGGAGCGTACGGCTGTCGTCGGAGCCGCCGGCGGCCGAACGGACCACCCTCCAGGCGGCGTCGAACCGGGAAGCCGACTGCGAGGTGACCGGCCCGGCCGCCTCTCTCTACCTGGCACTGTGGAACCGGCAGCCGTTCACCGGCGTGACCGGCGATCCCGCGCTCGCCGCCCTGTGGCAGGAGAGGTCCGCCGTCTGA
- a CDS encoding nitroreductase family deazaflavin-dependent oxidoreductase — MPSSSAHYMKPKAFDRATNGFIGWLARHGVSVMGTAELSVLGRKSGEWRRVPVNPLPYEGGPYLVSARGHSEWVRNMRAAGGGRLKVGRRVQEFTAVELPDAEKPVVLRTYLKKWGWEVGRFFGDVDVNSTDEELLAAAPKHPVFRITVTS, encoded by the coding sequence ATGCCGTCGTCGTCAGCCCACTACATGAAGCCCAAGGCGTTCGACCGGGCCACGAACGGATTCATCGGCTGGCTCGCACGCCACGGCGTGAGTGTCATGGGCACCGCCGAACTCTCCGTGCTCGGCCGCAAGAGCGGAGAGTGGCGCCGGGTGCCCGTCAACCCACTGCCGTACGAGGGCGGCCCCTACCTCGTCTCGGCGCGCGGCCACTCCGAGTGGGTGCGGAACATGCGCGCCGCCGGCGGCGGACGCCTCAAGGTCGGCCGCCGGGTACAGGAGTTCACCGCCGTCGAGCTGCCGGACGCCGAGAAGCCCGTCGTCCTGCGCACCTACCTGAAGAAGTGGGGCTGGGAAGTGGGGCGCTTCTTCGGCGACGTCGACGTCAACTCGACCGACGAGGAGCTGCTCGCCGCCGCTCCCAAGCACCCCGTGTTCCGGATCACCGTCACCTCATGA
- a CDS encoding response regulator transcription factor, with the protein MIRVLLADDQSLVRAGFRALLDAQPDIEVAGEAADGEEALRAVRELRPDVVLMDIRMPVLDGLAATRRITGDTALNGVRVVMLTTFELDEYVFEAIRCGASGFLVKDTEPDELLRAVRAVVAGDALLSPGVTRRLIGEFAARSKEPAAADALTGLTEREREVMALVGMGLSNAEIARRLVVSPLTAKTHVSRTMVKLGARDRAQLVVLAYESGLVRPGWLG; encoded by the coding sequence GTGATCCGTGTACTGCTCGCCGACGACCAGTCGTTGGTCCGTGCGGGGTTCAGGGCGCTGCTCGACGCGCAGCCCGACATCGAGGTGGCAGGGGAGGCCGCCGACGGAGAGGAAGCGCTGCGTGCTGTACGCGAACTGCGCCCCGATGTCGTCCTGATGGACATCCGCATGCCTGTGCTGGACGGGCTCGCCGCCACCCGCCGGATCACCGGCGACACCGCGCTGAACGGCGTCAGGGTGGTCATGCTGACCACCTTCGAACTCGACGAGTACGTCTTCGAGGCGATCCGCTGCGGTGCCTCCGGCTTTCTGGTGAAGGACACCGAGCCGGACGAACTCCTGCGCGCCGTACGGGCGGTGGTCGCCGGCGACGCGCTGCTCTCGCCGGGAGTCACGCGCCGCCTGATCGGCGAGTTCGCCGCCCGCTCGAAGGAACCGGCCGCCGCCGACGCCCTCACCGGGCTCACCGAACGGGAACGGGAGGTGATGGCCCTGGTCGGAATGGGCCTGTCCAATGCGGAGATCGCCCGCCGCCTGGTCGTCAGTCCGCTCACCGCGAAGACCCATGTGAGCCGCACGATGGTGAAGCTGGGCGCCCGCGACCGGGCCCAACTGGTGGTGCTGGCCTACGAGTCGGGGTTGGTACGGCCGGGCTGGCTCGGCTGA
- a CDS encoding DUF6332 family protein: protein MDNYGGHMGQGRARNSQARRDAVTVEIGYALCSAVFLAAVVFAVVAGPAWVFDLSDATQGTLVASGATLGAVLFTVRVVSVLNRFARENGAADGPQPSQPGRTNPDS, encoded by the coding sequence ATGGACAACTACGGGGGACACATGGGGCAGGGCCGCGCGAGGAACTCCCAGGCGCGGCGGGACGCGGTCACCGTGGAGATCGGATACGCCCTGTGCAGCGCCGTGTTCCTGGCGGCCGTCGTCTTCGCGGTGGTGGCCGGTCCGGCGTGGGTCTTCGACCTGTCCGATGCCACGCAGGGCACGCTCGTCGCCTCGGGCGCGACGCTGGGCGCCGTCCTGTTCACCGTGCGCGTGGTGAGCGTACTGAACCGCTTCGCCCGCGAGAACGGCGCCGCCGACGGGCCTCAGCCGAGCCAGCCCGGCCGTACCAACCCCGACTCGTAG
- a CDS encoding alpha/beta fold hydrolase, whose amino-acid sequence MSVFSAYDGTKLACRVLGEGPPLVCLPGGPMRDSDYLGDLGGLSAHRRLIMLDPRGTGRSATPEDPASYRCDRLVEDVEALREHLGLDRLDLLGHSAGTNLAVLYAARHPERVGSLALITPSVLAVGVTVTGDVRIRTARLRQDEPWFPEAFAALEALVAGRPDADTFQAIAPFWYGRWDETARAHRAAEDEHRHDEAAAAFAAEGAFDPAATRAALTSLAAPVLVLAGEVDLNSPPPAMAELSALFPHAELVVQPGAGHFPWLDDADRFVATTQAFPRWATTARTPPKPLDSPLETA is encoded by the coding sequence ATGTCTGTCTTCTCCGCTTACGACGGAACCAAGCTGGCCTGTCGCGTACTCGGGGAGGGGCCGCCGCTGGTCTGTCTTCCCGGCGGCCCGATGCGGGACTCCGACTACCTCGGGGACCTCGGCGGTCTGTCCGCGCACCGGCGCCTGATCATGCTCGATCCCCGGGGCACCGGCCGGTCCGCGACGCCGGAGGATCCCGCGTCCTACCGTTGCGACCGTCTCGTGGAGGACGTCGAGGCCCTGCGTGAACACCTCGGCCTCGACCGGCTCGACCTGCTCGGCCACTCCGCCGGCACGAACCTGGCCGTGCTGTACGCGGCACGACACCCGGAACGCGTCGGTAGCCTCGCGCTGATCACCCCGAGCGTCCTGGCCGTCGGCGTCACCGTCACCGGGGACGTCCGGATCCGGACGGCACGGCTGCGCCAGGACGAGCCGTGGTTCCCGGAGGCCTTCGCGGCCCTGGAGGCCCTCGTCGCCGGCCGGCCCGACGCCGACACCTTTCAGGCCATCGCCCCCTTCTGGTACGGCCGTTGGGACGAGACCGCACGCGCCCACCGAGCGGCCGAGGACGAACATCGCCACGACGAGGCCGCGGCCGCCTTCGCCGCCGAGGGCGCCTTCGACCCGGCGGCCACCCGGGCGGCGCTCACCTCACTCGCTGCGCCCGTCCTCGTCCTGGCCGGAGAGGTCGACCTCAACTCCCCGCCGCCCGCGATGGCCGAGCTCTCGGCGCTCTTCCCGCACGCCGAACTCGTCGTCCAGCCCGGCGCCGGCCACTTCCCCTGGCTCGACGACGCGGACCGGTTCGTGGCTACCACCCAAGCGTTCCCGAGGTGGGCAACCACCGCACGGACCCCTCCAAAACCTCTCGACTCCCCGTTGGAGACCGCCTGA
- a CDS encoding NUDIX hydrolase gives MIVVWVNGAFGAGKTTTARELNELIPNSTLFDPEIIGGALAHLLPPKRLAEVGDFQDLPIWRRLVVDTAAAMLAELGGTLVVPMTLLRQEYRDEIFGGLAARRITVRHVLLAPAETILRERIATREIPPDLPDGEIRVRQWSYDQIESYRTALASWLTADAHPVDTSDLTPYETAVRIAEAVSTGTAPTCDIVQTPEPTGETVASGVLLFDDEDRVLLVDPTYKAGWEFPGGVVERGEAPARAGIREVAEETGIHLTDVPRLLVIDWEPPEPPGYGGLRLLFDGGRLDSARAGRVLLPGPELRDWRFVTEEEAADLLPPVRYERLRGALRARERGAALYLEAGVAVGEAEAE, from the coding sequence GTGATCGTCGTCTGGGTCAACGGCGCGTTCGGTGCGGGGAAGACCACCACCGCACGGGAACTGAACGAACTGATCCCGAACAGCACGCTCTTCGACCCCGAGATCATCGGCGGGGCACTCGCGCATCTGCTGCCACCCAAGCGACTCGCGGAGGTCGGCGACTTCCAGGACCTGCCGATCTGGCGGCGGCTCGTGGTGGACACCGCGGCCGCCATGCTCGCCGAGCTCGGCGGCACCCTCGTGGTCCCCATGACGCTCCTCCGCCAGGAGTACCGCGACGAGATCTTCGGTGGCCTCGCCGCCCGCCGGATCACGGTCCGGCATGTGCTCCTCGCCCCGGCGGAAACGATACTGCGCGAGCGAATAGCCACCCGGGAGATCCCACCGGACCTCCCGGACGGAGAGATACGCGTACGGCAATGGTCGTACGACCAGATCGAGTCGTACCGGACGGCGCTCGCCTCCTGGCTCACCGCCGACGCCCATCCGGTCGACACCAGCGACCTCACCCCGTACGAGACGGCCGTACGAATCGCCGAGGCCGTCAGCACCGGGACCGCGCCCACGTGCGACATCGTGCAGACCCCGGAACCCACCGGCGAAACGGTGGCCTCCGGGGTCCTGCTGTTCGACGACGAGGATCGGGTCCTGCTCGTCGACCCCACCTACAAGGCGGGCTGGGAGTTTCCCGGCGGCGTCGTCGAGCGGGGTGAGGCGCCCGCGCGCGCGGGCATCCGCGAGGTCGCCGAGGAGACGGGCATCCACCTCACCGACGTGCCCCGGCTCCTCGTCATCGACTGGGAGCCGCCCGAGCCGCCCGGCTACGGCGGACTGCGCCTCCTCTTCGACGGCGGACGGCTCGACAGCGCCCGCGCCGGGCGGGTGCTGCTGCCCGGCCCCGAACTGCGTGACTGGCGCTTCGTCACCGAGGAGGAGGCCGCCGACCTGCTCCCGCCCGTCCGATACGAGCGCCTGCGCGGGGCGCTGCGGGCGCGCGAACGGGGCGCCGCGCTCTATCTGGAGGCGGGGGTGGCGGTGGGAGAGGCCGAGGCGGAGTAA
- a CDS encoding family 43 glycosylhydrolase, with product MPQPTARIIRNPVLAGSHPDPSIVRVGADFYVATSTFEWYPGVRLHHSRDLVRWRSLGGALDSTRLLELTGRPDSGGVWAPNLSHVDGLFHLVYSNVSTYAGGFTDSPNYLTTAPSIDGPWSDPVPLHARGFDASLFHDGDRSWLVNLVHDWRPGHGGSAGLEATAFDRAARRTTGEPVRIVLPPQAGWIEGPNLYRRGPWYYLLTADGGTGYDHQVTVARSAALTGPYERDPFGPLITARDHPDLPLQKAGHGSLVHTPADEWYMAYLVARPLGRHGPCVLGRETALTPVTWTTDGWPRTPTGLPAVEVPAPDVPLADAEEEPAGPGDTRPREYDGFDRPALGPAWSTLRRPAAPDWLSLTERPSHLRLRGGRSPQSLTGASLVARRVTAARCAFEATVEYRPHGVQQLAGITAYYNSRAWYYLHLTADDRGETVLRVTSCDRGAVSVDEAGEVRLDDTARLRLGLDLDGTTLRFRYDTGPGWRPLGPSLDATVLSDEHAEEIVEGQIRSLGFTGAFVGLWAWDLTGGGLHADFDETTYRVAD from the coding sequence ATGCCACAGCCGACCGCGCGAATCATCCGCAATCCCGTGCTGGCCGGCTCGCACCCCGATCCGTCCATCGTCCGGGTGGGGGCGGACTTCTACGTGGCGACCTCGACGTTCGAGTGGTACCCGGGCGTACGTCTGCACCACTCCAGGGACCTGGTGCGCTGGCGCTCCCTTGGTGGGGCTCTCGACAGCACACGGCTGCTGGAGTTGACCGGGCGGCCGGACTCCGGCGGCGTGTGGGCGCCGAATCTGAGCCACGTGGACGGTCTCTTCCACCTCGTCTACAGCAACGTGTCGACATACGCGGGCGGCTTCACCGACAGCCCCAACTACCTGACGACCGCCCCGTCGATCGACGGGCCGTGGTCAGACCCGGTACCGCTGCACGCGCGTGGCTTCGACGCGTCGCTGTTTCATGACGGGGACCGGAGTTGGCTTGTGAACCTGGTTCACGACTGGCGCCCGGGCCACGGCGGTTCGGCGGGCCTGGAAGCGACCGCGTTCGACCGTGCCGCGCGCCGTACGACCGGCGAGCCGGTCAGGATCGTGCTGCCGCCCCAGGCCGGCTGGATCGAGGGCCCCAACCTCTACCGTCGCGGCCCCTGGTACTACCTGCTGACCGCCGACGGCGGAACCGGCTACGACCACCAGGTCACCGTGGCCCGCTCGGCCGCCCTGACCGGCCCCTACGAGCGCGACCCCTTCGGCCCGCTGATCACCGCCCGCGATCACCCCGACCTGCCGCTGCAGAAGGCCGGGCACGGCAGCCTGGTGCACACGCCCGCCGACGAGTGGTACATGGCGTATCTCGTCGCCAGGCCTCTCGGCCGACACGGTCCGTGCGTGCTGGGCCGCGAGACCGCGCTCACCCCCGTCACCTGGACCACCGACGGCTGGCCGCGCACCCCGACCGGCCTGCCCGCCGTAGAGGTACCCGCCCCGGACGTGCCCCTCGCCGATGCCGAGGAGGAGCCCGCAGGCCCCGGTGACACACGCCCCAGGGAGTACGACGGTTTCGACCGGCCGGCCCTCGGCCCCGCCTGGTCCACCCTGCGCCGCCCCGCCGCCCCCGACTGGCTCTCGCTCACCGAGCGCCCCTCCCACCTGCGGCTGCGTGGCGGACGCTCACCGCAGAGCCTCACCGGCGCGAGTCTGGTCGCCCGCCGGGTGACCGCCGCGCGCTGCGCGTTCGAGGCGACGGTGGAGTACCGGCCTCACGGAGTACAGCAGTTGGCCGGCATCACCGCGTACTACAACTCACGCGCCTGGTACTACCTCCACCTCACCGCCGACGACCGGGGCGAGACGGTGCTGCGCGTGACGAGCTGCGACCGGGGCGCGGTGAGCGTCGACGAAGCGGGCGAGGTACGCCTCGACGACACCGCCAGGCTCCGGCTCGGCCTCGACCTCGACGGCACCACGCTCCGCTTCCGCTACGACACAGGGCCCGGCTGGCGCCCCCTCGGCCCGTCCCTCGACGCCACCGTGCTGTCCGACGAACACGCCGAGGAGATCGTGGAAGGGCAGATCCGGTCCCTGGGATTCACCGGCGCGTTCGTCGGCCTGTGGGCGTGGGACCTGACAGGCGGGGGCCTGCACGCCGACTTCGACGAGACCACGTATCGCGTCGCCGACTGA